Proteins co-encoded in one Paracrocinitomix mangrovi genomic window:
- a CDS encoding DUF3857 domain-containing protein, with translation MSLLLLTGLNSFGQYEELLAKYQKEFPDRSAVVLSHEQLVEIDIDDKTGELSIIETDYEHILFLKEVSKYYTDQSISLSQFFEDIVEVEAASFNPKGKKMKVKKDNFRVVDSPPSSWVFHDDDQELIFDLPELGEGYRSEISYTKKIKHPEFFDVFHFMSGYPVIESKVKIVYPQEVKLKFFERAMDGFEVDRQETVDKKGKKESVWLVKNVPPYRTEDGSTNIKNHIPHLIAQIQSYQHNGETKKVIENLDDLHAFFEELLLLKGDESNRSELNKVVKEITEGKETQLEKMEAIFKWVQDNIKYIAFEDGINGYVPRSCSSVIKNRFGDCKDMGNLLVEMLTEAGVENAHVAWVGTRDIPYLMSEIPSPLTCNHVICVVEKPKDQQDDHKYYYLDATGSESSYLLPPMGVQSKELLVHQGPGKYDLYKVPATAADQNYIKSVVQYTITASDSLYGCGFDTYGGYERETKTYYLANLKHDDLDDYVKEIALGGANRFRLKSYDVEGLNDMQSELDLTYEFTLDNISIEYGEDIIINPTLFKPRIRKYNTDDYKFTREKSRHRTIDYLYEIDLSDAYTVKYLPEDVHYDHDLFNFDAEFKQEGNKVIITMKYQYHLLEIPTDLFDDWNEFSKSINSATIQNLILHKIK, from the coding sequence ATGTCATTATTGTTGCTGACGGGATTAAATTCCTTTGGTCAGTACGAAGAATTATTGGCAAAATATCAAAAGGAATTTCCTGATAGATCTGCTGTTGTATTATCGCACGAACAGTTAGTGGAAATTGATATTGATGACAAAACTGGAGAGTTGTCAATTATTGAAACTGATTACGAGCATATTTTATTTCTCAAAGAAGTTTCAAAATACTACACGGATCAAAGTATTTCTTTATCACAGTTTTTTGAAGATATAGTGGAAGTTGAAGCAGCTTCATTTAATCCTAAAGGGAAGAAAATGAAAGTAAAAAAGGACAACTTTAGGGTTGTAGATTCACCACCTTCAAGCTGGGTTTTTCATGATGATGATCAAGAGTTAATATTTGATTTGCCCGAGCTTGGAGAAGGATACCGAAGTGAAATTAGCTACACTAAAAAAATCAAGCATCCTGAATTTTTTGATGTCTTTCATTTTATGTCCGGCTATCCTGTAATTGAAAGCAAGGTGAAGATTGTATATCCTCAAGAGGTTAAATTAAAATTCTTTGAGCGAGCAATGGATGGTTTTGAAGTTGATCGTCAAGAAACAGTTGATAAAAAGGGGAAAAAAGAATCTGTTTGGTTGGTGAAAAATGTCCCTCCATATAGAACAGAAGATGGAAGTACGAATATTAAAAATCACATTCCACATCTGATTGCGCAAATCCAATCTTATCAACACAATGGAGAAACCAAAAAAGTAATTGAAAACCTGGATGATTTACACGCATTTTTTGAAGAGCTGTTGCTATTGAAAGGTGATGAGTCAAATAGGTCTGAGTTGAATAAAGTAGTAAAAGAAATTACTGAAGGAAAAGAAACTCAATTGGAAAAAATGGAAGCCATCTTTAAATGGGTTCAGGATAATATCAAGTACATAGCATTTGAAGATGGTATCAATGGTTATGTGCCTAGATCATGCTCTTCTGTTATCAAAAATAGATTTGGCGACTGTAAAGATATGGGGAACCTTTTAGTTGAAATGCTAACTGAGGCAGGTGTGGAAAATGCACATGTAGCTTGGGTTGGAACAAGAGATATTCCGTATTTAATGAGCGAAATTCCGTCACCATTAACTTGTAATCATGTGATTTGTGTAGTAGAAAAACCAAAAGACCAGCAAGATGATCATAAATACTATTATCTGGATGCTACCGGTTCTGAATCTTCTTATTTATTACCACCTATGGGAGTGCAAAGTAAAGAGTTGTTAGTGCATCAGGGACCGGGAAAGTATGACTTGTATAAAGTTCCTGCAACGGCAGCAGATCAAAATTATATTAAATCTGTCGTGCAATATACCATTACAGCTTCAGACTCTTTATATGGTTGTGGCTTTGATACTTATGGCGGATACGAAAGGGAAACCAAAACATATTATTTAGCAAATCTTAAACATGATGATTTAGATGATTATGTTAAGGAAATTGCCTTAGGTGGTGCTAATAGGTTTCGTTTAAAATCTTATGATGTTGAAGGTTTAAACGATATGCAATCTGAATTAGACTTGACTTATGAGTTTACTTTGGATAACATTTCAATTGAATATGGTGAAGATATCATTATCAATCCAACATTATTTAAGCCTAGAATTAGAAAATATAACACAGATGATTACAAGTTTACAAGAGAAAAATCAAGACACCGAACAATTGATTACTTGTATGAAATTGATCTTTCTGATGCATACACAGTAAAGTATCTACCCGAAGATGTTCACTATGATCATGATCTCTTCAATTTTGATGCAGAATTTAAGCAAGAGGGAAATAAGGTGATTATCACCATGAAATACCAGTATCACTTACTTGAAATTCCAACAGATTTATTTGATGACTGGAATGAGTTCTCAAAAAGTATCAATTCAGCAACTATTCAAAATCTAATTCTTCACAAAATTAAATGA
- a CDS encoding DUF3857 domain-containing protein, whose protein sequence is MIKKVLIAALTLMTIQSFGQRFPFYENHELEKDPVLDTRVVENEMYHYTKYLMSVEYIWNGNDGRYYKYETEHYKVKLSTNAAIEEFNKVYISAEDVIKLQRIETRVIKEDKVVEIDPKIEEFNSEDESERVFYFPLSGIELGDEIEVLYTVQKESDTEGDQYYFQSDIPIYDFDFYFIAPNDTYFKFLAHNGLKKPELVDTILQKHQWTIHMDSIPALEPEYFSEYNNTSMKLDISLRGFDSPYDNSFSPYEQFNNSLNMVYNSPIRKKDMKALKSLNEELGVHKMRSEEDKIRKIEHFIKVDLLVSSNVPDMFLSDVVKYRKANSISAIQLYMGLCKEANIPYQYGFISDRYDTQLSSEIESMYFLQNYFMYFPDIDQYLAPLDFSTRLGYMNADWIPNNGYFLVEKKYPYRSTNWEIKPVKSTAAHDNIDSIIIRIKVQEDMQESTLTVERHLKGYKAGEYQTYYYLYSDEKRKEYHDELLNFMKDNSTFAMTDIQNINPEDAFVKPLVIKGKLTELNTPFLEIAKDKTIFKLGNLFGEHVSVDELEKKKSDFVFSNPMIRSYTVIVEFPKEVKVANNDDVFVTEDYCELEDINMIAGFKLEGNKLTFSTREEYLSQRYKIEDKIEVFKAFEFYHEISKMNLIIE, encoded by the coding sequence ATGATTAAAAAGGTTCTCATAGCAGCATTGACTTTAATGACTATTCAGTCATTTGGTCAACGTTTTCCTTTTTACGAAAATCATGAATTGGAAAAGGATCCTGTTTTGGATACTCGAGTAGTGGAAAACGAAATGTATCACTACACTAAATATCTCATGAGTGTTGAGTATATCTGGAACGGAAATGATGGCAGGTATTACAAGTATGAGACAGAGCATTATAAAGTAAAACTGAGTACCAATGCTGCAATTGAGGAGTTTAATAAAGTTTACATTTCTGCAGAGGACGTAATTAAACTGCAACGCATTGAAACCAGGGTAATTAAAGAAGATAAAGTCGTTGAAATAGATCCAAAAATTGAGGAGTTCAACAGTGAAGATGAAAGTGAAAGAGTTTTCTATTTTCCTTTATCAGGAATTGAATTAGGTGACGAGATTGAAGTATTATATACGGTTCAAAAAGAATCAGATACTGAAGGTGATCAGTATTATTTTCAATCAGATATCCCGATATACGATTTTGACTTTTATTTCATTGCTCCAAATGATACTTATTTCAAATTTTTAGCCCACAATGGATTAAAGAAGCCTGAGTTGGTGGATACTATCCTTCAAAAACATCAATGGACTATTCACATGGATTCAATTCCGGCACTCGAGCCTGAGTATTTTTCAGAGTACAACAATACTTCCATGAAATTGGATATTTCGCTTCGTGGATTTGACTCTCCATATGACAATAGTTTTTCTCCTTATGAACAGTTCAATAATAGTTTGAATATGGTTTATAATTCCCCGATTAGAAAAAAGGACATGAAGGCTTTAAAAAGTTTGAATGAGGAATTGGGAGTGCATAAAATGCGATCAGAAGAAGATAAAATAAGAAAGATTGAGCATTTTATTAAGGTGGACCTATTGGTTTCTTCAAATGTGCCTGATATGTTTCTGTCTGATGTTGTCAAATACAGAAAAGCCAATTCTATTAGTGCAATTCAATTATATATGGGCTTGTGTAAAGAGGCTAATATTCCTTATCAATACGGATTTATTTCTGACAGATACGATACGCAATTAAGCAGTGAAATTGAGTCAATGTACTTTTTGCAAAATTACTTCATGTACTTCCCGGACATTGATCAATATTTGGCTCCTCTAGATTTTTCAACAAGATTGGGATATATGAATGCCGACTGGATTCCAAATAATGGGTATTTTTTAGTGGAGAAAAAGTATCCTTACAGATCAACAAATTGGGAAATAAAACCGGTGAAAAGCACAGCTGCTCATGACAATATTGATAGCATTATTATTCGTATTAAAGTGCAGGAAGATATGCAAGAGAGTACCTTAACGGTAGAAAGACATTTGAAAGGATATAAAGCAGGAGAATATCAGACATATTACTATTTGTATTCAGATGAAAAACGCAAAGAATATCATGATGAGTTATTGAACTTTATGAAAGATAACTCAACATTTGCAATGACAGATATTCAAAACATTAATCCTGAAGACGCCTTTGTTAAGCCTTTGGTGATTAAAGGGAAATTGACAGAATTGAATACACCATTTTTAGAAATAGCAAAAGACAAAACTATATTTAAACTGGGTAATTTATTTGGAGAACACGTTAGTGTAGATGAATTAGAAAAAAAGAAAAGCGATTTTGTTTTTTCAAATCCAATGATCAGATCTTACACAGTGATAGTGGAGTTTCCTAAAGAAGTCAAAGTAGCCAATAATGATGATGTTTTTGTTACGGAGGATTATTGTGAACTGGAGGATATCAACATGATTGCAGGCTTCAAATTAGAAGGAAACAAACTGACTTTTTCTACCAGAGAAGAGTACTTATCTCAGCGATATAAAATTGAAGATAAAATCGAAGTTTTTAAAGCATTTGAGTTTTATCATGAGATCAGTAAGATGAATCTAATAATCGAATAG
- the gyrB gene encoding DNA topoisomerase (ATP-hydrolyzing) subunit B, translating into MSEEKAKKGYSADSIQALEGMEHVRKRPSMYIGDVGVRGLHHLVYEVVDNSIDEALAGHCDTIHVTILEGDGIKVVDNGRGIPVDLHAKEGVSALEVVMTKIGAGGKFDKDSYKVSGGLHGVGVSCVNALSRHLEAVVHREGKVWKQEYERGKALYPVKEDGKADNNGTTVTFFPDPEIFDQLVYSYDTLASRMRELAYLNKGLTITLTDERETDEKGEFIKETFHSESGLSEFVRFLDDARESLIEEVIHVEGEKNGVPVEVAMIYNTSYSENLHSYVNNINTHEGGTHLSGFRRGLTNTLKKYAEDSGMLDKLKFEISGDDFREGLTAVVSVKVSEPQFEGQTKTKLGNREVTAPVSQAVSEMLTDYLEEHPKDARSIVQKVILAAQARHAARKAREMVQRKSVLTGTGLPGKLADCSSKDPAECEIYLVEGDSAGGTAKQGRDRMFQAIMPLRGKILNVEKAMQHKIFENEEIKNIYTALGVTVGTEEDERALNLDKLRYHKIIIMCDADVDGAHIETLILTFFFRHMRELVERGYVYIATPPLYQVKKGKKADYAWNDDQRDKLIMEYKGSGADSSVSVQRYKGLGEMNAEQLWETTMDPEYRTLRQVQIENDMTTDRTFSMLMGDDVPPRREFIEKNAKYANIDT; encoded by the coding sequence ATGAGCGAAGAAAAAGCAAAAAAAGGGTACTCGGCGGATAGTATCCAGGCCCTCGAGGGTATGGAGCACGTTAGAAAACGTCCGTCAATGTATATTGGAGATGTTGGTGTAAGAGGATTGCACCACTTGGTTTACGAAGTTGTAGATAACTCAATTGATGAGGCCCTTGCTGGACATTGTGATACTATACATGTTACTATTCTTGAAGGAGACGGAATTAAAGTTGTGGATAACGGTAGAGGTATCCCTGTTGATTTACATGCCAAAGAAGGTGTTTCTGCGCTAGAGGTTGTAATGACCAAAATTGGAGCAGGAGGTAAATTTGATAAAGATTCTTATAAAGTTTCCGGAGGTCTACATGGTGTTGGTGTATCTTGTGTTAATGCATTGTCAAGACACCTTGAAGCTGTAGTACACAGAGAAGGAAAAGTTTGGAAACAAGAATATGAAAGAGGTAAAGCTTTATATCCTGTTAAAGAGGATGGTAAAGCTGATAATAACGGAACGACAGTAACATTCTTCCCTGATCCTGAAATTTTTGATCAGTTGGTGTATAGCTATGATACATTAGCATCAAGAATGAGAGAGTTGGCTTATTTGAATAAAGGATTAACCATCACTTTAACAGATGAGCGAGAAACGGATGAGAAGGGAGAATTTATAAAAGAAACTTTCCACTCTGAAAGTGGTTTAAGTGAATTTGTAAGATTCCTGGATGACGCTAGAGAGTCATTGATAGAAGAAGTAATTCACGTTGAAGGAGAGAAAAACGGAGTGCCTGTTGAAGTAGCTATGATCTACAACACTTCATACTCTGAAAACCTTCACTCATACGTTAATAATATTAATACGCACGAAGGGGGAACTCACCTTTCTGGATTCAGAAGAGGTTTGACCAATACCTTGAAAAAATACGCAGAAGATTCAGGAATGTTAGATAAACTGAAATTTGAAATTTCAGGAGATGACTTCCGTGAAGGTTTAACTGCAGTAGTGTCAGTAAAAGTTTCTGAACCTCAATTTGAAGGTCAGACAAAAACAAAATTGGGTAACAGAGAAGTTACGGCTCCTGTATCACAGGCAGTTTCTGAAATGTTAACTGACTATTTAGAAGAGCATCCTAAAGATGCAAGATCAATTGTTCAAAAAGTAATATTAGCTGCTCAAGCTAGACATGCTGCAAGAAAAGCGCGTGAAATGGTACAACGTAAATCTGTTCTAACAGGAACCGGTTTACCTGGTAAGTTAGCTGATTGCTCTTCAAAAGATCCGGCTGAATGTGAGATCTACTTAGTTGAGGGAGACTCTGCGGGTGGTACAGCTAAACAGGGACGTGATAGAATGTTCCAGGCTATAATGCCATTGAGAGGTAAAATCTTGAACGTTGAAAAAGCCATGCAACACAAGATCTTTGAAAATGAAGAGATCAAAAATATTTACACAGCATTAGGTGTAACTGTTGGAACAGAAGAAGATGAAAGAGCGTTGAATCTTGATAAGTTGAGATATCACAAAATCATCATCATGTGTGATGCCGACGTTGATGGTGCTCACATTGAGACTTTGATTCTTACCTTCTTCTTTAGACACATGCGTGAATTGGTGGAAAGAGGATATGTTTATATCGCTACTCCTCCTTTGTACCAGGTGAAAAAAGGTAAAAAAGCTGATTACGCTTGGAATGATGATCAAAGAGATAAATTGATCATGGAATACAAAGGTTCAGGTGCTGATTCATCAGTAAGTGTTCAACGTTACAAAGGTCTTGGAGAGATGAATGCTGAACAATTGTGGGAAACTACAATGGATCCTGAGTACAGAACATTGCGTCAGGTACAAATTGAAAACGATATGACAACAGATCGTACTTTCTCAATGCTAATGGGAGATGATGTGCCGCCTAGACGAGAGTTTATCGAAAAGAATGCGAAATACGCGAATATCGATACCTAA
- a CDS encoding nucleoside triphosphate pyrophosphohydrolase family protein yields the protein MDKEITLKEVIGHVEKFHESFGIGNNYSPTTELSDEEILLRYKLMREENEEYLEAAQNGDLVEIADALGDQLYILCGTILKHGLQHKIAEVFEEIQRSNMSKLDKDGNPIYREDGKVMKSDQYFKPDIAAILHN from the coding sequence ATGGACAAAGAGATTACTTTAAAGGAAGTTATTGGACACGTAGAGAAGTTTCATGAATCTTTTGGAATTGGTAACAACTACTCTCCTACTACTGAATTGAGCGACGAAGAAATTTTACTGAGATATAAATTAATGCGCGAAGAAAACGAAGAGTATCTTGAAGCTGCTCAGAATGGAGATTTGGTTGAGATTGCAGACGCATTAGGTGATCAACTTTACATTTTATGCGGTACTATTTTAAAGCATGGTTTACAACATAAAATTGCTGAAGTATTTGAAGAGATTCAAAGAAGCAATATGAGTAAACTAGATAAAGACGGAAACCCCATCTATAGAGAAGATGGTAAAGTAATGAAATCAGACCAGTATTTTAAGCCTGATATTGCTGCCATTCTTCACAACTAG
- a CDS encoding SpoIIE family protein phosphatase, translating into MHKYLLLLLTIFTTSGFHSFSQRENLPVVNFTSRDYGKEFNPEIYCTVQDKRGVMYMGSGNGLHEFDGTKWNYIKVMAGSYVRALGVDSSGVVYVGSNGDFGFLAPDTLGQLQYNSLLDKLPEEDWFFGEIWAIHCTDKFVYFQAQEAFFVYDLEKDTVIAVYPTDTSSFHTSFLIDGELYLRAREIGIVKYVNGDLERLRGTEMVRDLGVFGLYKLQDDSLLILTQELGIWKWKNDAAVQLPEGNDFPLIDLNLYGSEMLSDGNIAVWTFTSGVYILNKEGKVLKQFDQQSGLTSNDVKGIYEDRENNIWLSTANGVSMVNYYAPFSYYGEKAGISGNIVAMQRFKGQMYVGTSVGLFVQSSDRKRIFENTELLKETVWDFCVVNDRLYMATPRGVLSTTDGKSVKAETSVWVEANAIRFFDNMGIFVVSGPKGIFLFNRNFQQINSFDQELSLSLGIEQDPTDPGIIWVGTVSSGAFRIKLNDGFVVDQFTDFDGLLDDIGKPLMYHDSLVFGCKQGLSYFMDEEEMKKGLTEEEKEDPLNYRGMFQVQDMHSYTTDGQFLFLKTSKKGDWFSDDNYSIGYYDHEKAEFIRMPFKGIDVGRINRFYLEEDGTLWVGGSDGLLGYTHRKKDNYEKPYSTLIRSFTIGGDSLMFAGAFFNDGEMSNTQTDNYLFNIDYHFNDVKFTFSSTYFEYQENIQYAFKLEGYDQNWTDWSKKTEANFTNLNEGDYTFMVKAKNVYDVESEVATFKFTVLPPWYRTAWAYALFVLLLILSFFVGFRLFSLRLKRKNQWLEGVVEERTREIKEKNEVLKHQKQEIEDSINYAQRIQQAILPLEDEMKKWLPNSFVLFRPKDIVSGDFYWFTEKEDQLVFICADCTGHGVPGAFMSMIGSDRLNIIVGERKIIHPGQILSELNIAIKKSLKQDGQTGSTKDGMDAAVCTIDLKTNEVRYAGANRPLWIVQNGDIEEIKATKVAVAGFTPDDQVYEEHVIKIEEGMKFYMTSDGYADQFGGDRGKKLKVKTMKEFILNVCNKDFDKQRDELEKSLIDWMSGFEQIDDVCVVGFEPVTGSL; encoded by the coding sequence ATGCATAAATATTTACTGCTTTTACTAACAATTTTTACAACATCTGGCTTTCATTCTTTTAGCCAAAGAGAGAATCTTCCTGTTGTAAATTTCACCTCAAGAGATTATGGGAAAGAATTCAATCCTGAAATCTATTGTACGGTACAAGATAAGAGAGGTGTAATGTACATGGGATCCGGAAATGGTTTACATGAATTTGACGGAACCAAATGGAACTATATCAAAGTAATGGCTGGTTCATATGTACGTGCATTGGGTGTTGATTCATCTGGAGTGGTGTACGTGGGAAGCAATGGTGATTTTGGTTTTCTAGCTCCTGATACTTTAGGTCAACTTCAATACAATTCTCTTTTAGATAAATTGCCTGAAGAAGATTGGTTTTTTGGAGAAATTTGGGCCATTCATTGCACAGACAAGTTTGTTTATTTCCAGGCACAAGAAGCTTTTTTTGTATATGATCTTGAAAAAGATACAGTAATCGCAGTTTATCCTACTGATACTTCTTCTTTTCATACTTCTTTTTTAATTGATGGAGAACTATATCTACGAGCAAGAGAAATTGGAATAGTAAAGTACGTCAATGGAGATTTAGAAAGGCTGAGAGGTACAGAAATGGTGAGAGATTTAGGAGTCTTTGGCTTATATAAACTTCAAGATGACTCCTTACTTATTTTGACTCAAGAGTTAGGAATTTGGAAATGGAAGAATGACGCAGCAGTGCAATTGCCAGAGGGAAATGATTTTCCACTTATTGACCTAAATTTATATGGTTCTGAAATGCTAAGTGACGGCAATATTGCCGTGTGGACCTTTACTTCTGGAGTTTATATTTTAAACAAAGAAGGTAAAGTTTTAAAGCAATTTGATCAGCAATCAGGCCTCACTTCAAATGATGTTAAAGGGATCTACGAAGACCGTGAAAATAATATTTGGTTGTCTACTGCTAACGGCGTTTCAATGGTGAACTATTATGCACCATTTTCTTATTATGGAGAAAAAGCCGGCATAAGTGGAAATATTGTTGCCATGCAAAGGTTTAAAGGACAAATGTATGTTGGAACCTCTGTAGGTTTATTTGTACAAAGCAGTGATAGAAAAAGAATTTTTGAAAATACAGAGTTGCTGAAAGAAACGGTATGGGATTTTTGTGTTGTAAATGACCGATTGTATATGGCTACTCCCCGAGGAGTTTTGAGTACTACAGATGGTAAAAGTGTAAAAGCAGAAACTTCTGTTTGGGTTGAGGCTAACGCTATTAGGTTCTTTGACAACATGGGGATTTTTGTTGTGAGTGGTCCAAAAGGAATCTTTTTATTTAATCGTAATTTTCAACAAATTAACAGCTTTGATCAGGAGTTGTCATTGTCTTTAGGAATTGAACAAGATCCGACTGATCCTGGAATTATTTGGGTTGGAACAGTGTCTAGTGGAGCTTTTAGAATTAAGTTAAATGATGGTTTTGTAGTTGATCAATTCACAGATTTTGATGGATTGTTGGATGACATAGGAAAACCATTGATGTATCATGATTCACTTGTGTTTGGTTGTAAGCAGGGATTATCTTATTTCATGGATGAAGAAGAAATGAAAAAAGGATTGACAGAAGAAGAAAAAGAAGATCCTTTAAATTATAGAGGTATGTTCCAGGTGCAGGATATGCACTCTTATACAACAGATGGACAATTTTTATTCTTGAAAACAAGTAAAAAAGGAGATTGGTTTAGTGATGACAATTATTCAATTGGATATTATGACCACGAGAAGGCTGAGTTTATTCGCATGCCATTTAAAGGAATTGATGTTGGTAGAATCAACAGGTTTTATTTAGAGGAAGATGGAACACTTTGGGTAGGTGGTTCTGATGGATTGTTAGGATATACACACAGAAAGAAAGATAATTACGAAAAGCCTTATAGTACGCTCATCAGAAGTTTTACAATTGGAGGTGATTCATTGATGTTTGCCGGAGCTTTCTTTAATGATGGTGAAATGTCTAACACTCAAACAGATAATTACTTGTTTAATATCGATTATCACTTCAATGACGTGAAATTTACATTCTCTTCAACGTATTTTGAATATCAAGAGAATATTCAATATGCCTTTAAATTAGAAGGATACGATCAAAATTGGACAGATTGGAGTAAGAAAACAGAAGCCAACTTTACCAACTTGAATGAGGGGGATTATACGTTTATGGTAAAGGCTAAAAACGTATACGACGTAGAATCAGAAGTGGCAACTTTTAAATTCACCGTATTACCACCTTGGTACAGAACTGCCTGGGCTTACGCTTTATTTGTTTTGTTATTGATCTTGTCATTCTTTGTAGGATTTAGATTGTTTAGTTTAAGATTGAAGAGAAAAAATCAGTGGTTAGAAGGAGTAGTTGAAGAGCGTACAAGAGAAATTAAAGAGAAAAATGAGGTGTTAAAGCACCAGAAACAGGAGATAGAAGACAGTATCAATTACGCCCAAAGAATTCAGCAAGCCATTTTACCTCTAGAGGATGAAATGAAGAAATGGTTGCCAAATTCATTTGTATTGTTCCGTCCAAAAGATATCGTATCAGGAGATTTTTATTGGTTCACAGAGAAAGAAGATCAATTGGTGTTTATATGTGCCGATTGTACCGGACATGGTGTTCCGGGGGCTTTCATGAGTATGATCGGGTCTGACAGATTGAATATTATAGTTGGTGAGCGTAAAATTATTCATCCGGGACAAATATTGTCAGAACTTAATATTGCGATTAAAAAATCGCTGAAGCAAGATGGGCAAACCGGATCTACTAAAGACGGAATGGATGCAGCAGTTTGTACAATTGACCTTAAAACCAATGAGGTGAGATATGCAGGAGCTAATAGACCTTTATGGATTGTGCAAAATGGAGATATTGAGGAGATAAAAGCTACTAAAGTTGCGGTGGCAGGATTTACACCTGATGATCAGGTTTATGAAGAGCACGTCATTAAAATAGAGGAGGGGATGAAGTTTTATATGACTTCTGATGGATATGCCGACCAATTTGGAGGAGATAGAGGTAAAAAACTGAAGGTGAAAACAATGAAAGAGTTCATCCTCAATGTTTGTAACAAAGACTTTGACAAACAAAGGGATGAACTTGAAAAAAGTTTAATAGACTGGATGTCAGGATTTGAACAGATTGATGATGTGTGTGTAGTTGGTTTCGAACCTGTTACTGGATCTCTTTAG
- a CDS encoding DUF4252 domain-containing protein: protein MTNLTANKHRLLGLFFVLFVSVAYGAHPINEFYKQHKNDKDMEAKVVPPKVVSLFVDEDYPEAIDVLQSLTALKYLNFYGDKTQISNYAKNAIAAKGTYKSLLEDVDGNRKVAVFGEKKNGSVRKIIAVVETRTQFLLLIGKGKLTNKQIQHLPALSKEIQ from the coding sequence ATGACAAACTTAACCGCTAACAAACACAGATTATTAGGATTATTTTTCGTTCTATTTGTATCCGTAGCTTACGGGGCGCATCCAATCAACGAATTTTACAAGCAACACAAAAACGATAAGGACATGGAAGCCAAGGTAGTTCCGCCTAAGGTTGTGTCATTATTTGTTGATGAGGATTATCCTGAAGCTATTGACGTATTGCAGTCTCTTACTGCTTTAAAATACCTCAATTTTTACGGTGATAAAACACAAATCTCTAACTACGCTAAAAACGCAATAGCTGCAAAGGGAACTTACAAATCTTTGCTTGAAGATGTTGATGGCAACAGAAAAGTAGCTGTATTTGGTGAAAAGAAAAACGGTAGTGTCCGTAAGATTATAGCTGTTGTTGAAACAAGAACACAGTTTTTACTATTAATAGGAAAAGGAAAGTTGACAAATAAGCAAATTCAACATTTGCCTGCCTTGTCTAAAGAGATCCAGTAA
- the rplS gene encoding 50S ribosomal protein L19, translating into MDSIIKDLQSELVEGNNIPDFKSGSTITVHYKIKEGNKERVQQFQGVVIQRKGTGATETFTVRKMSGNVGVERIFPVSSPFIEKIEINKVGSVRRARIFYFRERRGKSARIKEKRNLAVEKKK; encoded by the coding sequence ATGGACAGCATAATTAAAGATTTACAGAGCGAATTAGTTGAGGGGAATAATATTCCTGATTTCAAATCAGGATCTACTATTACCGTTCATTATAAAATTAAAGAAGGTAACAAGGAAAGAGTTCAGCAATTCCAAGGTGTTGTTATTCAACGTAAAGGAACTGGTGCAACTGAGACTTTCACAGTTAGAAAAATGTCTGGAAACGTTGGTGTTGAAAGAATATTCCCTGTTTCATCTCCTTTTATTGAGAAAATTGAAATTAACAAAGTTGGTAGCGTAAGAAGAGCTAGAATCTTTTACTTCAGAGAAAGAAGAGGTAAATCTGCAAGAATCAAAGAGAAAAGAAATCTTGCTGTTGAGAAAAAGAAGTAA